TCCCCATGCCCGGGTCCAAGTGCCCTAACTTTGATTCTGAGTCCTACATGCTCGAGTCCAAGTTCATCATGTCCAAGTCTGAGTTCTCCATACCTTAGTCAAGTCCAAGTACTCCATGCCCAACTCTGAATTCCCCATGCCCAAGTCCATGCTGCCCATAGTCTCCTTACCTTTCTGGTTACAATTGGTCTTTGCACAAATGGCTTGCGGATTATTTATAGAACGAACATAGTGTTGCCCATAGTGTTGTTTAACTTCCTGGCTACAGTTTCAAATAGTCACTTAATTTCTGGTCCGTGGTTGGTCTCTGCGACAATTGGCACAATCCTCAAACTATAACTGGAGCACAACCGACTCGCAAGGCCGGTCATGCAACGCTCAACCCTGGTCGGATGGGCACACCCGGCTGACGTGCCTACAATGACACAAAGACCAACTACAGCCCGGAAGTTAAGCCAACAATTTGAAGGATTTGTTTCTCAACTATTTGCAAATGATTATGTTTGTATTGCGTTTCTATTTGCCTTGACGATCGTCATTGCCCATAGCTTTCTTTGACAATTTGTTTTTGATGGCACAATACTCTGTTCGTGAAGGATTTTTCCGCAAACCGTCAGCAACCATGCAAAAACCAACCACAATTGGAAGATGAGCGAGCTATGTGCGTCACGTATAGCAAATGTTCCTAATCACCCCTATCTCTCTCCATCCTTATCAATCCCACACTCAAacacccccctctctccctctaTCATGCAACCAGCTGCAAGAGTCAAAGTCCGGGCGATGCTAAAAAAATGGACCCAAGTCCCAAAACACGTCTTCGGTTCAAGGGGATGCAACAACAAGAGTCCCCGGCACAACCCCACACCCAGCTCCGTACATTTCATTCTTTCACGCTCTAGCTAAGTTAATAGAAAACCTGACCGCATATCCCGCGGCAAATGACATGACCCGTTCGAACTGAGAACCCCCACCCGGGATCACATGAGCTAAAGGAAACCACGCGAACCGACCAGATGATCGATGGGCGAGAAAAGGGTGCGACCAGCGAGCACGTGAAGCATACACGCTAGTCCACCAGGCAGCAACAATGAAAGGCCGGAAGATATGGCAGAACACGCCATCCAGCCAGCCGTAGTGGTCCAGCGCCGGGTAGCACATCACATGATCCAGCAAACTGCAAGGGTCAAAGTCCGGGCAACGCTAAAAAACCGGACCCACATCCCATAACACACCTTttggtcaaagggatgatataacCCGTCAAGATGGAAGCAACTCGCACGCCGAGTCGGGCGCTCGCGCATGCTCAGCGCATGCTCGCCATTTCTTCTGCTACTTCTGCCCAGTCAGGTCTCCGCGCCCGGACAGTGGTGGTGCCACTCATCCCATGTCCTCACTGCCAGGCAACGGTGAGGTACTACATTTCGTACACAGAGGATCACGAGAGTTGGGTGTTCTACAGATGTCCCAATCACTCGGTAAGTAACTTGAGCAGATTTTGTTCTTGGCAGCAGTTTTCCCCTCTCGTTGGTCAAAGTTCACCTTTTTGTTGTTGGTTTGCAGCCTACTAGGTGTGATTTCTGGTTTTGGGAGATGGAATATGTTGCGTACCTAGTGGATGCTCATTTCTTGGTTGGGAACCAAGCTGTTGATGCCGTTGGAGCAACaaaggagaggagggaagaactcATTAGGGCTAGGAATGAAAGGAGAAGGATTGCAGCTCAACTGGCAACTAGTAGAGCTGCTTTGGCCAGGCCTGGCAGCAGAACATGACCAGGCACCAAGAAAGTGCATTGATTGGATTAGGTGCAAACATCTTGGTGCTGCTGAAGCTTCTGctaggtagtgtgatgttgttgtgTGCCCTCTGTGTTCTTCTGTTGATGAAGAAGTGAGGACAAGTGCTCTCTGCaacagaagaggaagaagaagaggaggaggaggaggaggaggaagaggaaggggacgagaacgaggacaaggaagaggaagaggaagaggaggaagaagaagaggaggaagaggaagaggacccAAAAACGGGCCGAGCCAGCGGATTTCAACatcttgggggcgcgactggaggTTTTTTTCGACGCCGGCGTGAAAAAAGTCGCCCTGGGGTCCTGTtggaggcgcggctggagatgctcttagcccaGGCATAATGATCAGCCTAGCCTAGGCGTCCGATTCATTCCGCATGGGCATGCTGCAAACTAGCCTCGTACTAATTAGTCCCAACGAAGATACGGTCTGCCGCTTGAAAAAATATTCTAATCCCTATAAGACAAAGTACCAGGCATAGGGTGGAAACCAAACACTTCGCTGTGAGGCTAGCATGTACAGGCAAGAAACTCCAACTTTTCAGGCCAAACCCAGGCACCAAAAATTCTCTGGCATGGAGCCCAGGGTGCCAACCAAATTGAGCCGTAGAATTTCTAGTTCCTGAGCCTAGAGGTGCCGCCTCCGGCGCGGTTCGTTGGTTAGTTTCTGGTTGGTGCGGCTAGGGAGAGACACGCTGGTGGGTCCAGTCGGTTGGTGTAAATGCGGCGCAAAGCTCCATGTTTGTCATTATCCATCTTATCATACGACAGATGTCACGTTCACCCATGACATATAGTTCTAAGCGGCGCGTCCAGCGTTCACATTGCATTTCTATCCATAGATGAATCCTATTTTGAATTTTATCCCAAAACCTCTTTCATGGCAGTGCAAAATGGCTGTCATACCAACATTTTCTGAAACCTCTGCCATGGCGGCCATTTTTGCTGCTATTCCAATGGGTGCACCTGACTCGAGAGGGTGGCATGCAACGCTCACAGCCCGAGCAAGCTGCACATGCGGTCTGGCTGGACGACGCCTGGCCGACCGGGCACAGCCAACTCGCAAGCCGGTCATGCAATGCTCAACCCTGGCCGAAAAGGGCACACCCCGTTGGTGCGCCCGCAGTGGCGCAGAGACCAACCACAACCCGGAAACTAACCGAACCATTTGATGGATTTGTTTCTTAACTGTCTACAAATGATTATGTTCGTACTGCTTTTCTATTTGCCTTGATGATCGTCATCGCCCATAGCTTTCTTTGACTATTTGTTTTTGATAGCACGATACTTTTTCGTGAAAGATTTTTCCCCAACCATTTGCAACCACGCAAAGACCAACCACAACCGGAAGAGAAGGGAATTATGTGTGGCACATATAGCAAACGTTCCTTCAATAAATCATCCCTCTCTCTCCCTATATCTATCCATTCTTATCAACCCNNNNNNNNNNNNNNNNNNNNNNNNNNNNNNNNNNNNNNNNNNNNNNNNNNNNNNNNNNNNNNNNNNNNNNNNNNNNNNNNNNNNNNNNNNNNNNNNNNNNNNNNNNNNNNNNNNNNNNNNNNNNNNNNNNNNNNNNNNNNNNNNNNNNNNNNNNNNNNNNNNNNNNNNNNNNNNNNNNNNNNNNNNNNNNNNNNNNNNNNNNNNNNNNNNNNNNNNNNNNNNNNNNNNNNNNNNNNNNNNNNNNNNNNNNNNNNNNNNNNNNNNNNNNNNNNNNNNNNNNNNNNNNNNNNNNNNNNATATCATCGGACCAGCCACAAGAGTCAAAGTCCGGGCAACGCTACAAAAATGGACCCACATCCCAAATCCAGAGTTTGAGTTCTCCATACATGAGTCCGAGTTCGACTTCCCCGTGCCCGAGTCCAAATTCTCCTTGCGCGCGCCCAAGTTCTCTATACCCGATTATGGGTCCATGTTCCCCACGCCCGAGTCTGGTTTTCCTACGTCTGTATCCGAGTCCTGGTTCCCATACCAGACTTTGAGTACCCTATGTCCGAGACCGAGTTCCCCATGTTGGAGTCTGAGTTCCCTATGTCTGATTTTGAGTTCCCGATGCTCGAGTCCAAGTACCCTATGCCGAAGTCCAAGTCCTACATGTTCGAGTTCTCATCATCCGAGCCTGAGTTCCCCATGCCCGGGTCCAAGTGCCCTAACTTTGTTTCTGAGTCCTACATGCTCGAGTCCAAGTTCATCATGTCCAAGTCTGAGTTCTCCATACCTTAGTCAAGTCCAAGTACTCCATGCCCAACTCTGAATTCCCCATGCCCAAGTCCATGCTGCCCATAGTCTCCTTACCTTTCTTGTTACAATTGGTCTTTGCGCCAATGGCTTGTGGATTATTTATAGAACGAACATAGTGTTGCCCATAGTGTTGCTTAACTTCCTGGCTACAGTTTCAAATAGTCACTTAATTTCTGGTCCGCGGTTGGTCTCTGCGCCAATTGGCACAATCCTCAAACTGTAACTTGAGCACAACCGACTCGCAAGGCCGGTCATGCAACGCTCAACCCTGGTCGGATGGGCACACCCAGCTGACGTGCCTGCAATGGCACAAAGACCAACTACATACCTAGGATATTAAAAATACTTCTTAGTTATGTGTGAACATACTATATTGGCCAAGTGTAACAGACTTTAATCTTCAATGTAAAAAAAAAGACTATAATCTTCAGTGTAAAAAAAGACTATCATCTCAAATGCGTATTGTATTTTAGTTAAATCCCACCGCGTGCTTATTCtttcaaaaaggaaaataaaatgaaaaaggccACCTAAATGATAAATGGCGCTATAAACTGGAATATTCACCTTGGACACAGACATCATGTTTGTCGTAAGAGTACCAGTTTTGTCACTGCAAATAACTGTCGTGTCTACACAGAGGGCAAAGACCTGACAATTGCATTCAAGCCAGCCATTCTCTTGGTAGCAAGAGCTAAGCACCTAGAAGCAAAAAAGGATCAATGATATGTTATATTCACTTCAAGAAGGAACAACTCAGACCACTAAACTTGAGCATAAAATGAACAAAAAACTTAGAACATCAGTATAGGATTGATAATGCACAGTATCATGTTTCTAGGTTCTTAAACAGAGTCATGGCTGACACAGCTGCACATAACCGATTCTTTCCCTCCCAAAGTCAGTCGGGTAGAAATGACTAATTTTGTGGCAAGCAGTAGAAATTGTTCACAACATACACAAGGAAATGAAGTTCGGTACCTGCCTAATAGAGACAAAGCGATCTCGTTGTGTTACAATGTATAAAACCCCAATGCTTAGCTACTCCACAATTGTTTAAACATGATTTACGAGGCGTTCCATACACTCTTTCAAACTTCCGAACTAGCACTTCCCATTTTAATATGACTCAATCTCCTGCATTACTTTAACTAACTGACTGAAAGAAACATCATAACATAACAAAAAATGAATAAATTTGGAAATATTAATTATACCCCTACATTAACTGATTGAAATCAGACACTTTATACTGATATATCAACTGAATCCAATAAAATGCTTCGCTTGGCACTACTGGAAATCTATAAATTATTGTAAGGAAACTCACGTTGTTACTACAGCTAGGAGACCTTCTGGAATTGCCACAACAGCAAGGGCAACAGCAGCCTATTAAAAGAAAGCATAAGTATAGGTATGTATATTTTCTGAAAATTAAAGTTACGACACAATATTTAATAACGATTAAATGCAAGCAGTATAACTAGTCACAAAGGCATAAGGAAGTACCAAAATCAACTAATCCTCCAACTGGAAGTACAACTCATTCTAGTTTCAGGTACATAAAGTACAGAGTAATACATCCCTTCATTATTCACAAACATCACCATTTTTCTGGCAGTATGTGAGAAACCTTCATTTACCATTGAGAACGTGCACATTTACTATGCAAGGGTATAACTACAACACCAAAGTAATGAGTAAATAAGCCTCAAGGTTGTAGAAAAATCTATATTCAAAGAGAAGTTCATAGGTCTAAAAGCAGTTGGGAGTAGTAGAAATCGAAGTGTCTAATCGAAGGTAGATTATTGACAGCTCTATACCAAATGCATCTAGGTAGGTGGACTTAATGGACACAATTAAACATAATTATATGAACAAGGATCACATTAAAGATTTTAAGTCAGTCAACTTGATCTAAAATGAAATGAAATTTGATAGCATCAACCATATCTAAACAAAAGATAATTATATTCTCAGCCTGTTCCCCCTCCTCTCCCGAGCCAGAGCGAAAGAGACACAGCGGCTGTTCATCTGaaatgaaatttgaaaaaaaaagactCAAAAGGCTCGTTGACTTGGCCCAACACGAGCCAGGAAAATGAGAAAGGACTCGCTGAGAGAGAGCTGAGAGCGTGCAGGAATGAGATTGGATGGACAGAAAAGTGATTGCGCACCAATCTGAAAACAGCTAGCTGTTATTTAGGAAAAGTGTAAAATATTGAAAACAATCATAGCGCTACAAGTTAACTAATCAAGCCCTATATGCAATATGCCCAGTAGAATAAGATGGGAACATACATGAATATCCAACATGTCAGTTTCCAACCGAAGATGTGTTGCAGCCTAACCAAGGTCTTCAAGATACCACAGTTGGTTGACAAGAACTTATGATCCAGCTTCAACATTATTGAAACTAACCTTCCAAAGAACAACTACCTCTTAGCGAATGGTGACCCAACATTTCTTTAGAAAATGGTAACCCAACAGCCAACATATATTTAAGACCAAAGTAAGAGTTTCAACTGGGAGAGCATAGGACTACATATTTTCGAATTTTCAAGTGGATCATAATAATGTTATACCATATCCCATAGATTTATGCGTTCGACAGGAATTTCAAAACGAAGCAGTGATAAATGATAGATTCAAATGACATTTGATATAATCAAGGGCAGCATTTTTTTCGTACTAAGAACTTACAAGTTGAGAACCATAGCTAGATAACTAAGAAGATAAAAGAAATAAACACCTTGATCAGGAATTGAGTTATCTTGCCTGCACAACACAATACAGGTGTAACGCGGCCTGCTGATTCAGCAACATGTTCTCATCCAAATGTTGACCAAAGTGGAGTGACATAAGCAGAAAAAAGCTGCAGAACACACTCTCATATATGGAGAAAGGCAATGCCCATGTATAACGAAAATTGATAAAGATTAGTGAAAACCAATACAACCTTCTGAGCGAACAAATCGATCTTTCTTATTCAATAACGAAAGGTTGCTCTCTTCAGATTTGGCAGCTGACTTAATAATATCCACAATAGGTTCGTCATTCTAATCAGCAACAGTAGAAACAGATAGCTTCTTCTTGAAGACTAGTTTGAACCGGACATCAAATCCATGTTCATGACTTCGATTACTAGTTTGAACCAGACATCAAATCCATGTTCATGTCTCCAATTACTATTTTTAATCAGACATCAAATCCATGTCCATGACTCCAATTACTTTATCCCAAAAGAGTGTTGTCAATAGCGTTAGAAATGTGGAAGACTAGTGGATGTCATGTATTAAGGGAGGTCCAATGGACAAATATAAAGGAGAACAAAAGATGAACACAAGAAACACACTCGAAAATAAAGCTGTCGAGTGTTGTAAGTGCATGCAACAGGAGTGCAATACTATTAGGTAGGTGCTTATACTGAAACAGTTTCTCTTATTCCTCACAAACTTTTTACTATATACTGTTACTCTCTTCCCCTTGTTTCATCATCTACTGCTCACACATCATGGTCCAAATACCAATTGAAAACGAAGAATCTGTATGGATAATGTAGCCCTATATAATATTGCTCCTTGTCTCGTAGAACTGTTAGATGATTAGAAGGCGCTAAACATAGGGAAGTCAAATAGCTTGACAAAAACATATAACTGGACCGCTTAATCCAAAAAAAAACACGGAATTATAAATTACACTTACGAGATGCAGCAAGCACAGAACTGAGGCAGAGTGCTCTGGGCACTGGCATCTCAGTGAACACCATGAACACGTCCCTTGGACAGGAGCCAGTTGTGGATCACCACCAGTGCAGTTTCCAACTTTCCGTGTAGGGACAGTGAGGTGGTTATGGACCCGAAGCATGGCACAGGCCTCCTGGACAGTGCACAGGCTTCAGGAGGCAGGGAAATGTTAAGGCCTCATGAAAGAGCTTGGAGGCATAGGGTAGAGAGTACAGTGAGAGNNNNNNNNNNNNNNNNNNNNNNNNNNNNNNNNNNNNNNNNNNNNNNNNNNNNNNNNNNNNNNNNNNNNNNNNNNNNNNNNNNNNNNNNNNNNNNNNNNNNNNNNNNNNNNNNNNNNNNNNNNNNNNNNNNNNNNNNNNNNNNNNNNNNNNNNNNNNNNNNNNNNNNNNNNNNNNNNNNNNNNNNNNNNNNNNNNNNNNNNNNNNNNNNNNNNNNNNNNNNNNNNNNNNNNNNNNNNNNNNNNNNNNAAAAGAGAGTACAGTGAGAGAATAGGACCTGAAAGAAGGGAATTGCAATAGAAATATCTAAACACAAAGTATTCGATCTGATGCTACAGTGTTTGAAATGATAGAAAATACTAATAGTGTTGGTGAAAGCCTCAAAAAAATGGATGCGATGAGAAGACTTTGTATGGTAATCAGCTGTGCATTAAtaaaagaaatcatatgacaaacctTACACTTATAGACCAAATTTGCTACACAAATAAATATCGATTTGAaaataaagtaaaagaaagagTCAAGACAAACTCGAAAGGCACATAAGAGCTGAGCTGCGGAGCAGAGGTACATAGCTTGTGAATGGATAATGCATACAACGCGCTACTTAGCACAGAAAAACCATAAGTAAGAAGCACAATATTTGACTGCAAGAAATTAATTACATCGAAAGAATCCTACTTACAAAGTTTGGAGTTGGTGGTAAGTTCACTCTCCCATCACTATTACTCATATACTAAAATATATATGGGGCTAACAACTTACAAATGATTTAGCTACAATCATCCCTGTTACTTATACGATAATATACGGGAACCAACAACTTACAAATGAGTTAGCTACAATCATCCCCACAAGAGGGGAGACCACCCATGCAAAAGACGTTGAATAAATAAAACACACCATTACAATCATACGCTGAATAACAATTTTAAAAGAAAGAATGAATAAAACGCTCTTACTCTCATAGGAACCAAAGCTCCACTCTAGAATCTGCATGGATAATGTTGTCCTATCGAATATCTCAGGGAGTTGTGCAGTAATATGAAATACAACATTCTATAAGCAACTTGCACCGGAGAAAACTAGATGGTTGCAGGTCAAGCACAAACATGAGAAAACTCAGCCAAAAACTAGTTTAACCGGAGCAGCAGGTGACAAAGGAGAAACCCCATCCATGATGTGCTTCACTGTGTTGTCCTTCTCCTGGTCAGTCCAGGAATGTTGCTGCGTCACCAACTCCCAGTCCCAGTGCCCCTTGTTGCGAGCATGCCCGTTCTTGAAGATGGAGACCTGGCGCAACAATGTGCATACTCCCACTACAAACTTGACAAGGTAAATCTGCCTCTCTGTTCCCTCGTAACCAACCATCACAAACTCTTCCAGGTGCTGGTGACGGAGAAGCGTGGTTGGTTTCCAGCGTATGTTGTCACTGGGCTCATCTTCTGTGCAAGTGGCGGCAATGTGAAGGTGGAGGACCTCCAGGGAAGGCGCCGTCTCAAGCAGGAGGCGGGGCCATGAGACGTCCCAGGACGAAGGCACGTCGGCGACCAGCAACCGCCTCAGGTTAGGCAACAACATCGTCGTCGACGGGGACGGCACGATCCATCTGTAAGGTCCACTGATCCTGACAATCAGACTCGATATTTCTGGCATGTTTTCGAGAAGCGACTCATGGTCTATCTTCCAGTGTCGCTTCAGGTATTCGCGAAATCCTTGCATTGTCACGCCGAGGCATGAGGTGAGGTTAAATTTTCTGAGACAAGGGAAGGAGGCGGACTCGAGGAACACCGTAGGTCCCAGGGAGAGGGAGGCTAGGCTCTCGAGATTGGGCAGAGCCCTTAGACGTAACTGTGTGAATCTGCAGTCATCCACAACGAGCTCCTTGATTTTTGACATGGGGGCGTCCACGAATATCACCCCGCCGCTGCACCGGCAGGAGATGAGATGCAGCACCTGCAGCTGCTGGCAAGAGGTGAAGACCCCCTGGTAGGTTGCCACGGGCGTCGATTTAGGTATGTCCTGCAGGACGAGCCTAGTGAGCGCACCGTACTCGTGCAGCGGCGGGATCATGCAGCCACCAAGCTTGAGGCTTTGCAGGCGTGACGCACTGGACTCCTTGCAGAGGCCATGGCTGGCGAAGGTGTGGACTGCGCCTCGTCGCCAGAAAATTGGCTTAGCAACAACTTGGAGGTCATCCACCCCACAAGCATCCATGGCCTCGACTATAAGCCGATTCATGCATTCGGTGCTTTGTGGGGTGACGAAGAACTCGAGCCTCAGCCTACTGATCCTCCTCCGGCGGCCGGCGGTTCCAGCGTCCAAGAAGCTCTGGACGGACCTGGTCAAAGCGCGCATGGCGCGATGCTCGTACCTCCTGATGTTGGGCATCAGCTCTCTTGACACTTGACGCAGGTCGTACTGGAAACCACCACCTTTCCCGACGACGCCGTGGAGCTGGACCCAGCGGTGGTAGCGCGGCGGGAGCATCGCGTCGACACTCAAGTCGAGGATGGGGAGCTCGCCGCGGAGGCAAGCCCAGCGCCTGGAGAGCGCCGTGGTGCCGACCGCCGTCCGGATGTCGAGGCGGCGCAGGACCAAAAGGAGGAGATCGTCGGAGAGGGCGCTGATCCGGTCCGGACGCCGCCGGCGACCCATCGCGGTCCTGGCCATGAGTGAGCTACCTCCACCTGCGCCACGAATCGAGTAGCGGCGACCAGGAAACGGAGTAGAAACAGGTCCTTCGGGGATGGAGCGCCGCCGGCAAGAAGGAGGGTGGGATCTGAGGACGGAGCGCcgccggcaagaagaagaagaaggagggtggGATCTGGGGACGGAGCGCCGCCGGCAAAAAGGAGGGTGGGATCTGGGGTGTGCGGGGGCTGGAATCCAGAAAAACGAGACCGCTGGAAACCTGAGCGTTCTCAGCGATTTGGGCTTCTTGGCCGTCCGATCTTTTTGCTTGATGGAGTTCCGGCCGTCCGATCGAGCCGCTGGAAGACCTCGTCCGTCCGATCGAATCCTGCCCACTGTAGCATCCCTGTAGCATGGTTGATCCCATCTGGCTCGCGGTGTCGCTCGCTCCGTCCATTCGACCGAGGCTCGCTGGGACCCCACGTGTGTGGGCCGTGGCTGTCACCGGCTGTGGCTAGGGAGGCGCCCTGTGTAAGTCTTTTGCGGTCAAAATATCGTGCCACCGCCAGTAGTTTTGCCACCCCGCAAAGGGCATTTGCGAGATTTCGCGTGCATGCCCGTGCGTGGCGTCGTGTGGGTGGCTGTGTTTGGCATAGGAGCGAGGAGGTCCCCGATTGGGTGAGAACCCTAGCCAATTATCCCCGTCgcgcccctctccccttctctaccGCAGCCACTGCTGCTATGCTCTCCATCCAAACCCTAACCCGTGCTCGCCTCCCTGCCCCCCGTCGTCGTCTCCTTCGCCGCTGGGAGCTCAGCTCGGGTGGTTGTCGCGGGGTTCCTGGCGGGCTTCCTCCTCGGCCTGCTCGCGCTCGCGGAGGCCGAGGCGGCCGTGCCGCCTCTGTCGCCGGCAGGAGGGGGCCCCTGCAGCCACCGCGCAGCCCGACGAACAGGAGCTCCCCGGTGTGGTTCCCTCGACGCAGGGATACTTCCTCCGTCCACTGCCTTCTTTGTGTCGACGCGTGCTTCCGCACGGCCTGCCTCGGCGCAGCCATCGACTGCTACACCAATGCGAGCACGCACCCCCCAAAACCTCCTCCTTCCTGCCCCAATCCCCTTCTTCCTGGTCGACGGCTCGATCCGTGGAATCCCAGGCGATTGATTGATTGGTTGATTGGTTGATTGGCTCGTTTGTTGGTTTCCAGGCAATTGCGCTCAGCCCCTGCGTCGTCGTCTACTGGGTGAACCAGGGCCTCTGCCACTTCCGTCGCAAGGACTGGGCCAGGGTCGAGGAGGACAGCAGGAGGGCGCTCGCGCTCGACGACACCTCCATCAGGGTGACTGACACGGATTATTATTCCTCATTTTTCAGTTGATGCCACCATTAATTGGTTCATGTCTGAGGAATTGGGTCGTATATTTGTAAAATGTGCAGAGGTTTCAGAGCTTCATTTGTTCTTGCT
Above is a window of Triticum dicoccoides isolate Atlit2015 ecotype Zavitan chromosome 5B, WEW_v2.0, whole genome shotgun sequence DNA encoding:
- the LOC119309406 gene encoding uncharacterized protein LOC119309406 — encoded protein: MARTAMGRRRRPDRISALSDDLLLLVLRRLDIRTAVGTTALSRRWACLRGELPILDLSVDAMLPPRYHRWVQLHGVVGKGGGFQYDLRQVSRELMPNIRRYEHRAMRALTRSVQSFLDAGTAGRRRRISRLRLEFFVTPQSTECMNRLIVEAMDACGVDDLQVVAKPIFWRRGAVHTFASHGLCKESSASRLQSLKLGGCMIPPLHEYGALTRLVLQDIPKSTPVATYQGVFTSCQQLQVLHLISCRCSGGVIFVDAPMSKIKELVVDDCRFTQLRLRALPNLESLASLSLGPTVFLESASFPCLRKFNLTSCLGVTMQGFREYLKRHWKIDHESLLENMPEISSLIVRISGPYRWIVPSPSTTMLLPNLRRLLVADVPSSWDVSWPRLLLETAPSLEVLHLHIAATCTEDEPSDNIRWKPTTLLRHQHLEEFVMVGYEGTERQIYLVKFVVGVCTLLRQVSIFKNGHARNKGHWDWELVTQQHSWTDQEKDNTVKHIMDGVSPLSPAAPVKLVFG